One region of Miscanthus floridulus cultivar M001 chromosome 19, ASM1932011v1, whole genome shotgun sequence genomic DNA includes:
- the LOC136528971 gene encoding pentatricopeptide repeat-containing protein At3g25210, mitochondrial-like — MALLAATAAAARRLARRHDLILLHPRLLTTTPSTHPLPPDPDPTTPAPCPVRTPPDEQFAAWVTRLRPGFTASDLAAAITAEEDPDLALALFRWAALRPGFRHAPESYLAALTAASSGRRPAAAEALVHDVFAGACAPDLRLFNACLRFCCARRSLFPLAFDMFNKMRAMPAAAGCRPDVETYTLLLTAVVRRVRRPPASMVYLHAVRSLSRQMKASGVVPDTFLLNLIIKAYARCVEIDEALKVFREMPLYGCEPNEFTYGYIVKAMFQKGRSDKGMEYFAEMKEKGFVPSGGVYMIAVSALALEWRFEESRRVLLDTLDCRRKPDMITYRTLLEELCRAGRTEEAFEVLEELKGKKGGALDQRMYSELLDGLHWISQPHQNSQPVLDKGSDD, encoded by the coding sequence ATGGCGCtgctcgccgccaccgccgccgcggcgcgccgCCTCGCCCGCCGCCATGACCTCATCCTCCTCCATCCCCGCCTGCTCACCACCACTCCCTCCACACACCCTCTCCCTCCCGACCCGGATCCCACCACCCCCGCGCCGTGCCCCGTCCGCACTCCCCCGGACGAGCAGTTCGCGGCGTGGGTCACGCGGCTGCGCCCGGGCTTTACCGCGTCTGATCTCGCCGCGGCGATCACCGCCGAGGAGGACCCGGACCTCGCGCTCGCGCTCTTCCGCTGGGCCGCGCTGCGCCCGGGGTTCCGACACGCGCCCGAATCCTACCTCGCCGCGCTCACCGCGGCCTCGTCCGGCCGCCGCCCCGCCGCAGCGGAGGCCCTCGTCCACGACGTGTTCGCGGGGGCCTGCGCGCCCGACCTCCGGCTCTTCAACGCCTGCCTCCGCTTCTGCTGCGCGCGCCGCAGCCTGTTCCCGCTCGccttcgacatgttcaacaaaatGCGTGCCATGCCCGCCGCCGCAGGATGCCGCCCGGACGTCGAGACCTACACGCTCCTCCTCACCGCTGTCGTCCGCCGCGTGCGCCGCCCACCGGCGTCGATGGTTTACCTCCATGCCGTCCGGTCCCTCTCCCGCCAGATGAAGGCCTCCGGCGTAGTTCCGGACACCTTCCTACTCAACCTCATCATCAAGGCCTACGCACGGTGTGTGGAGATAGACGAGGCGCTCAAGGTGTTCCGTGAAATGCCGCTGTACGGCTGTGAACCCAACGAGTTCACCTATGGCTATATTGTCAAGGCCATGTTTCAGAAGGGCAGGTCGGACAAGGGGATGGAGTATTTTGCAGAGATGAAGGAGAAGGGATTTGTGCCATCTGGAGGCGTGTACATGATCGCCGTGTCGGCATTGGCATTGGAATGGAGGTTTGAGGAATCAAGGCGGGTGCTACTGGATACGTTGGATTGCAGGAGGAAGCCAGATATGATCACCTACAGGACATTGCTGGAGGAGCTGTGTCGGGCTGGACGGACAGAGGAGGCATTTGAGGTGCTAGAggagctcaaagggaagaagggaggggcatTGGATCAGAGGATGTACTCAGAATTGCTCGATGGGCTGCACTGGATTTCCCAGCCTCATCAAAACAGCCAACCTGTCCTGGACAAGGGTTCTGATGATTAA